One window from the genome of Xenorhabdus bovienii SS-2004 encodes:
- the add gene encoding adenosine deaminase, translating into MIDIRLPLTDLHRHLDGNIRPETILELARQYNIPLPAYELEALRPHVQITENEPNLISFLQKLDWGVTVLADLDACRRVAIENVEDAVNAGLDYAELRFSPYYMAMKHQLPVEGVVEAVIDGVHSASQQLDVQIRLIGILSRTFGEKACTQELSGLLAHKQHITALDLAGDELGFPGYLFEQHFIQARDAGWNISVHAGEAAGAESIWHAIRELGATRIGHGVKAITDPALMDYLAKHGIGIESCLTSNLQTSTVNSLSTHPLKQFLAHGILASINTDDPAVEGIEIHHEYNVAAPAAGLSPEQIRQAQINGLKTAFLSEAEKQALKTKAANR; encoded by the coding sequence ATGATTGATATACGGCTTCCATTGACCGATTTACACCGTCACCTTGACGGCAACATTCGTCCTGAAACCATTCTGGAACTCGCCCGTCAGTATAATATCCCGTTACCGGCTTATGAGCTGGAAGCATTGCGTCCTCATGTCCAGATTACTGAAAACGAACCCAATCTTATCAGCTTCCTGCAAAAACTGGATTGGGGGGTAACGGTACTCGCAGATTTAGATGCCTGCCGCCGCGTTGCCATTGAAAATGTTGAAGATGCAGTCAATGCTGGGCTTGATTATGCAGAACTGCGTTTCTCACCTTACTACATGGCGATGAAACATCAGCTCCCTGTTGAAGGAGTGGTTGAGGCCGTAATTGATGGTGTTCACTCTGCCAGTCAGCAACTTGATGTTCAGATCCGGCTGATCGGCATTCTAAGCAGAACGTTTGGCGAAAAGGCCTGTACTCAGGAACTGTCTGGCCTTCTCGCTCATAAGCAACACATTACAGCGCTGGATCTGGCCGGTGATGAGCTTGGCTTCCCTGGTTATTTGTTTGAGCAGCATTTTATCCAAGCACGTGATGCAGGTTGGAACATTAGTGTACATGCTGGAGAAGCTGCTGGTGCAGAAAGTATTTGGCATGCTATTCGTGAATTGGGAGCAACCCGGATTGGTCACGGCGTGAAAGCAATTACCGATCCCGCATTGATGGATTACCTGGCAAAACACGGCATCGGTATTGAATCTTGTCTGACATCGAACCTACAAACCAGTACAGTAAATTCCCTGTCAACCCATCCACTGAAACAATTCCTTGCTCATGGCATTCTGGCATCAATCAATACAGATGATCCAGCGGTTGAAGGGATCGAAATTCACCACGAATATAACGTTGCTGCTCCTGCAGCTGGGTTATCACCCGAACAAATCCGACAAGCACAGATTAATGGGTTGAAAACTGCATTCCTCAGTGAAGCAGAAAAACAAGCGCTGAAAACCAAGGCTGCAAATCGCTAG
- a CDS encoding DUF2569 domain-containing protein translates to MYQSNDYYRINGWLLAPAAYLIMTLIAASLMLLLYLITLIYRNEAIHQVDGNFTTMWYISVLTTAMMWCFTLWVLKLLFIHSKRFPRIFIIWLMVSVLIAIKTFAFSPISDEMAIRSLLWPLLAAAVFVPYIKRSHRVKMTFTQDR, encoded by the coding sequence ATGTATCAATCCAATGATTATTACCGTATTAACGGCTGGTTATTGGCTCCCGCCGCCTATCTGATTATGACACTTATTGCGGCCAGTTTAATGCTGTTGCTATATTTAATAACGCTCATCTACAGAAACGAAGCTATCCACCAAGTAGACGGAAACTTCACCACTATGTGGTATATATCCGTATTAACCACTGCAATGATGTGGTGTTTTACTCTTTGGGTATTAAAGCTGCTTTTTATTCATTCAAAAAGATTCCCGCGAATCTTTATTATCTGGCTCATGGTCTCTGTTCTAATTGCCATAAAAACCTTCGCCTTTTCCCCCATTTCTGACGAGATGGCTATTCGTTCGCTGTTATGGCCGCTATTAGCTGCCGCTGTTTTCGTTCCTTATATCAAGCGTTCCCATCGGGTGAAAATGACTTTCACACAAGATCGATAA
- the rsxA gene encoding electron transport complex subunit RsxA, whose protein sequence is MTEYLLLFIGTVLVNNFVLVKFLGLCPFMGVSKKLETAIGMGLATTFVLTLASISSWLINTFILVPLDLVYLRTLSFILVIAVVVQFTELVVRKTSPALYRLLGIFLPLITTNCAVLGVALLNVNQSHNFLQSAIYGFSAAVGFSLVMVLFAAIRERLAVANIPAPFRGSSIGLITAGLMSLAFMGFSGLVKF, encoded by the coding sequence ATGACTGAATACCTTCTTTTATTTATTGGCACAGTGTTAGTTAATAATTTTGTTTTAGTAAAATTTTTGGGCTTATGTCCTTTTATGGGCGTTTCCAAAAAACTCGAAACAGCCATTGGCATGGGGCTGGCAACAACATTTGTTCTGACCCTCGCCTCCATCAGTTCATGGCTGATAAACACCTTTATTCTTGTACCATTGGATTTAGTTTATTTACGCACACTGAGTTTTATCCTCGTTATCGCCGTTGTCGTCCAATTCACCGAGTTGGTCGTCCGAAAAACCAGCCCGGCGCTCTATCGGTTATTGGGAATTTTTCTGCCATTGATCACAACTAACTGCGCTGTTCTCGGTGTCGCGTTGCTGAACGTCAATCAATCACATAACTTTCTGCAATCAGCTATATATGGTTTCAGCGCCGCAGTCGGTTTTTCCCTTGTGATGGTACTGTTCGCCGCCATTCGTGAACGTCTGGCAGTTGCCAACATTCCTGCTCCTTTTCGTGGTTCATCGATAGGGCTTATTACTGCAGGGTTGATGTCCCTTGCATTTATGGGCTTTAGTGGTTTGGTGAAATTCTAA
- a CDS encoding YdgA family protein, with protein MKKSLVAVGVIVALGAVWTGASWYTGKQIEGRLNNIIKTVNTQLAKSFPESAIELQTKDFQRGVFSSDVRLILKIKDGVKNADIKPNEEIIFKSSIGHGPLPISDLKKFNLVPKMASIHSELEQSKVTKTLFEATKGKSLLTMETKIGYSSSLSTNIDFIPVDYTAKNGNKLVFSGAKIDAEIARDLSNFKFNVNSDRLIFSSPSKHEELTLKGVGFKGDNKKGKFDLYLGDQNYNIDEITLSSTSDDSFSLKGMKITSKVGETDKNLNLNVSYGIDGLKLKNMDLGSGQLVIGMNNLDGQSIRKFSQAYNDATAKSLTSEALSTDSVSNKVIENAHLLFNNSPQFSLEPMTWKNSKGESSVNFKLALKNIPENKDSLISMGPEEMIRTLLQELSLDVKIPKPMLIESITQAKILDGKTKEAAEAEATQEVQMIASQGVSFKILTDDNNVIGLKLHYASDKVELNDKKSDLHQFLLDNHLIGS; from the coding sequence ATGAAAAAATCGTTAGTAGCTGTAGGTGTTATTGTTGCGTTAGGTGCAGTATGGACTGGCGCATCATGGTATACAGGGAAACAAATTGAAGGCCGCCTGAATAACATCATTAAGACTGTAAACACTCAACTTGCAAAATCATTTCCAGAAAGTGCTATTGAATTGCAAACGAAAGATTTTCAACGTGGAGTATTCAGTTCTGATGTCCGCTTGATCCTCAAAATCAAAGATGGCGTGAAAAATGCGGACATCAAACCAAATGAAGAAATTATCTTCAAATCCAGTATAGGGCATGGCCCGTTACCCATTTCTGACCTGAAAAAATTTAATCTGGTTCCAAAAATGGCATCTATCCATTCAGAGCTAGAACAGAGCAAAGTAACAAAAACCTTATTTGAAGCTACCAAAGGTAAATCCCTGCTCACCATGGAAACCAAAATAGGTTATAGCAGTAGCCTTTCTACTAATATTGATTTTATTCCTGTTGATTACACAGCGAAAAATGGCAATAAGCTGGTCTTTTCAGGTGCAAAAATCGATGCTGAAATTGCCCGTGATTTAAGTAATTTCAAATTTAATGTGAACAGCGATAGGCTGATTTTCAGTTCTCCTTCCAAACACGAAGAACTGACTCTTAAAGGCGTTGGCTTTAAGGGTGATAACAAAAAAGGTAAATTTGACCTGTATCTTGGTGATCAAAATTATAATATTGATGAAATCACCTTGAGTTCAACGAGTGATGACAGCTTCTCTCTCAAGGGAATGAAAATAACTTCTAAGGTAGGAGAAACGGACAAGAACCTGAATCTGAATGTCTCTTATGGCATTGATGGCCTCAAACTCAAGAACATGGATCTTGGCTCAGGTCAATTGGTTATCGGTATGAATAATCTGGATGGTCAATCAATCCGTAAATTTAGTCAGGCTTATAACGATGCCACGGCAAAATCACTAACTTCAGAGGCTCTATCTACCGATTCGGTGTCTAATAAAGTTATCGAAAACGCACATCTGCTGTTTAATAATAGTCCGCAATTCAGCCTTGAGCCGATGACATGGAAAAACAGTAAAGGCGAAAGCTCGGTAAACTTCAAACTCGCATTGAAAAACATACCAGAAAATAAAGACTCGCTGATCTCCATGGGACCGGAAGAAATGATCCGTACCCTCCTTCAAGAGCTATCTTTGGATGTTAAGATACCCAAACCTATGTTGATAGAATCCATCACCCAAGCAAAAATACTTGATGGAAAAACGAAAGAAGCCGCAGAAGCCGAGGCAACTCAAGAAGTACAGATGATAGCCAGCCAAGGTGTTTCGTTTAAAATCCTCACCGATGACAATAACGTGATTGGCCTTAAACTCCACTATGCCAGTGATAAAGTTGAATTGAATGACAAAAAATCCGACTTGCATCAATTCTTGCTTGATAATCACTTAATCGGCTCCTAA
- a CDS encoding bile acid:sodium symporter family protein, translating into MSWWQKLRIDPFLVTLITVVIIATLFPCEGESKKWFQYLTTAAIALLFFMHGAKLSRGAILAGIGHWRLHLVIFLSTFVLFPILGMGLYFIVPEWLSPTVYMGFLYLCALPATVQSAIAFTSVAKGNVAAAICSASASSLLGVFVSPLLVGLLIQTNDGHTDTWKAIKDIILQLMVPFIVGHLSRPLIASWVEKHKKLVNSTDRSSILLVVYVAFSEAVVEGIWHKIDAYSLMIIGVVCCVLLTMILMINVYSSRLFGFSKEDEITIVFCGSKKSLANGVPMANVLFPAPMVGVMLLPLMIFHQIQLMVCAVLARRYARRPKKAD; encoded by the coding sequence ATGAGCTGGTGGCAGAAGTTAAGAATCGACCCTTTTCTGGTAACACTAATTACAGTAGTGATCATCGCAACGCTTTTCCCCTGTGAAGGAGAATCGAAGAAGTGGTTTCAATATTTGACGACCGCGGCTATTGCACTTCTGTTTTTCATGCATGGAGCCAAACTGTCCCGTGGTGCGATTTTAGCGGGAATTGGGCACTGGCGGCTGCATCTGGTGATTTTCTTGAGTACCTTTGTTTTGTTCCCGATATTGGGAATGGGGCTGTATTTTATTGTACCGGAATGGCTGTCGCCAACGGTCTATATGGGATTTCTTTATCTTTGCGCTTTGCCTGCTACTGTGCAATCTGCTATCGCCTTTACTTCGGTAGCAAAGGGCAATGTCGCAGCAGCCATATGCAGTGCTTCGGCTTCCAGTTTGTTGGGGGTGTTTGTTTCTCCATTATTGGTCGGCTTGTTGATTCAGACTAATGATGGTCATACTGATACGTGGAAAGCAATAAAAGATATTATCCTGCAACTGATGGTGCCATTTATTGTCGGGCATCTATCGCGCCCATTAATTGCCAGTTGGGTGGAAAAACATAAAAAATTAGTCAACTCTACTGACCGATCTTCTATTTTGCTGGTGGTGTATGTTGCATTCAGTGAGGCGGTGGTGGAGGGTATCTGGCATAAAATTGATGCTTACTCGCTTATGATTATTGGCGTCGTGTGCTGTGTTTTATTGACTATGATATTGATGATTAATGTATACAGCTCGCGTTTGTTTGGGTTCAGTAAAGAAGATGAAATTACTATTGTCTTCTGTGGCTCTAAAAAAAGCCTCGCCAATGGTGTACCGATGGCTAATGTATTGTTTCCTGCTCCAATGGTAGGTGTGATGCTGCTACCGTTGATGATTTTTCATCAGATTCAATTGATGGTTTGTGCAGTACTTGCCCGGCGTTATGCAAGGCGTCCAAAAAAGGCAGATTAA
- the manA gene encoding mannose-6-phosphate isomerase: MLKMTNQIQHYDWGSKTALTDIYGIKNPNNQPMAELWMGAHPKCSSQVTDPETGEIIALNALIAQEPGKYLGEKVFEQFQRLPFLFKVLCAAQPLSIQVHPDKSSAETGFDRENAAGIPLNSPQRNYKDDNHKPELVYALTPFKAMNAFRPLSDIAQLLGHVSAAHPDIQAFIHNPTESHLSFLFSQLLTMQGEQKRLAIAVLKSVLNNREGEPWDTIRKVAAFYPDDNGLFTPLLLNIVELKPGQAMFLYARTPHAYLEGVALEVMANSDNVLRAGLTSKHIDVAELMANLDFVSKPADTLLTLPKQEKDALNYPVPVNDFYFSVYNVSEQPITLENDSASVLFCFEGQIIISSDEQQQQLRLFSGESVFLSAIEKNLTVHGNGKIAKVSN; encoded by the coding sequence ATGCTGAAAATGACCAACCAGATCCAACATTATGACTGGGGTAGTAAAACCGCCCTGACGGACATCTACGGTATTAAGAATCCAAATAATCAGCCAATGGCAGAACTATGGATGGGTGCACATCCGAAATGCAGTTCTCAGGTCACAGATCCCGAAACAGGTGAGATCATCGCATTGAATGCACTAATAGCCCAAGAGCCAGGAAAATATCTTGGGGAAAAAGTGTTTGAACAATTCCAGCGGTTACCATTCTTGTTCAAAGTATTATGCGCAGCCCAGCCACTTTCCATTCAAGTACATCCGGACAAATCATCAGCAGAAACAGGATTTGACCGAGAAAATGCAGCGGGTATTCCTTTAAATTCACCCCAGCGCAACTACAAAGATGATAATCATAAGCCTGAATTGGTGTATGCCCTGACTCCGTTCAAGGCAATGAATGCCTTTCGGCCTTTATCAGACATTGCTCAATTACTTGGCCATGTTTCTGCTGCACATCCCGATATTCAGGCATTTATCCATAATCCGACTGAATCGCATCTATCGTTTCTCTTTTCCCAGTTGCTGACTATGCAAGGCGAACAAAAACGTTTGGCGATCGCCGTTTTGAAATCAGTGCTGAACAATCGAGAGGGAGAACCTTGGGATACCATCAGAAAAGTGGCTGCCTTTTATCCCGATGATAATGGTTTATTTACCCCCCTGCTGCTTAATATAGTTGAACTGAAACCAGGCCAAGCTATGTTTCTCTATGCCCGTACACCTCACGCTTATCTCGAAGGTGTGGCCTTAGAAGTCATGGCTAATTCAGACAATGTTCTGCGCGCCGGCTTAACCAGCAAACATATTGATGTTGCCGAATTGATGGCTAATCTGGATTTTGTTTCCAAACCCGCAGATACTCTACTGACTCTCCCAAAACAGGAAAAAGATGCTCTGAATTACCCTGTTCCTGTCAATGATTTTTACTTTTCTGTTTATAATGTTTCAGAACAGCCAATAACACTGGAAAATGATTCTGCTTCAGTTCTATTTTGCTTTGAAGGTCAAATAATTATCAGCTCGGATGAACAGCAACAACAATTGAGATTATTCTCAGGTGAATCAGTTTTCTTATCTGCTATAGAAAAAAACTTGACTGTTCATGGTAATGGGAAAATTGCTAAAGTATCTAATTAA
- the rsxB gene encoding electron transport complex subunit RsxB — MMSLWIAIGVLSLLGLAFGLILGFAARRFKVEEDPIVEKIDNLLPQSQCGQCSYPGCRPYAEAITNNGEMINKCAPGGEQVMLKMAELLGVDPQPLDGDDSVQNPARKVAFIDEENCIGCTKCIQACPVDAIIGANRAIHTVVEDLCTGCDLCVAPCPTDCITMIPVATTTSNWKWDLNSIPVRNIPINPIFVSPTKPVEVKANV; from the coding sequence ATGATGTCATTATGGATTGCTATCGGTGTGTTGAGCCTGCTGGGATTAGCCTTTGGCTTAATTCTAGGTTTTGCTGCCCGTCGTTTTAAAGTGGAAGAAGATCCTATTGTTGAGAAAATTGACAACCTGTTGCCTCAGAGCCAATGTGGGCAATGTAGCTACCCGGGCTGTCGCCCGTATGCAGAAGCAATTACCAATAATGGAGAGATGATAAACAAATGCGCTCCAGGCGGAGAGCAGGTAATGCTCAAAATGGCCGAGTTGCTGGGTGTTGACCCTCAGCCGCTGGATGGCGATGACAGTGTTCAGAATCCGGCAAGAAAGGTGGCTTTCATTGATGAGGAGAACTGCATAGGCTGCACCAAATGCATTCAGGCATGTCCGGTCGATGCCATTATTGGCGCAAACCGTGCAATACACACTGTAGTTGAAGATCTCTGTACTGGCTGTGATCTGTGTGTCGCACCCTGTCCAACAGATTGCATCACAATGATCCCTGTCGCTACTACTACATCAAACTGGAAATGGGATTTGAATTCCATTCCAGTCAGAAATATTCCGATTAATCCAATCTTTGTTTCTCCTACTAAGCCTGTTGAGGTTAAAGCTAATGTTTAA
- the tus gene encoding DNA replication terminus site-binding protein has product MNKYFSIESLTSSFKKQEEKLAELVRLLMDYPLIDARVFELPQIEKGEEHEQITEIAVNPLQGNNALNLGLHFYQKLFIHHNHPNISSKAASRLPGALCFSVSHQQYKTAMSVINEVNQLKAELENIVTKESGVNKEQRFEFVHDHLRGLITLNAYRTITPLVNPDSINFGWANKNIINKITKQQVLEQLEKSYNSGRAVPPYSSDQWAALVALEITDIKKLSDDVILKIKRPVKVQPITRVWYSELQKQVQYACPLPIIAFYTDDCEIKPKIGTLSNYNANAIKHRYKPKAKPLELVIPRLHLYREI; this is encoded by the coding sequence AAATTGGCTGAACTCGTTAGGTTATTAATGGACTATCCGCTCATTGATGCGCGGGTGTTTGAATTACCTCAAATTGAAAAAGGCGAAGAACATGAGCAGATTACTGAAATTGCAGTCAATCCATTACAGGGAAATAACGCTCTCAACTTAGGACTACATTTCTACCAAAAGCTATTCATACACCATAACCACCCCAATATCAGCAGCAAAGCTGCAAGTCGGTTACCTGGTGCGTTATGTTTTTCTGTTAGCCACCAGCAATATAAAACAGCGATGAGCGTCATCAATGAAGTTAACCAGCTTAAAGCCGAACTGGAAAATATCGTCACCAAAGAGTCAGGCGTCAACAAAGAACAAAGATTTGAATTTGTCCATGATCATCTACGCGGTTTAATCACCCTGAATGCCTACCGCACTATTACTCCCCTTGTAAATCCAGACTCTATCAATTTTGGTTGGGCTAATAAGAACATCATTAATAAAATAACCAAGCAACAAGTTCTTGAACAGTTGGAAAAAAGTTATAATTCTGGACGAGCGGTTCCTCCCTACTCTAGCGATCAATGGGCGGCATTGGTTGCATTAGAAATTACGGATATTAAGAAATTATCTGATGACGTAATATTAAAAATCAAACGACCTGTCAAAGTTCAACCCATTACCCGCGTTTGGTATTCAGAATTGCAAAAACAGGTACAATATGCCTGTCCATTGCCAATTATTGCTTTTTATACAGACGATTGTGAAATAAAACCGAAGATAGGTACATTATCAAATTATAATGCCAACGCCATCAAACACCGATATAAACCCAAAGCCAAACCACTTGAATTAGTTATCCCACGCTTACATCTTTATCGGGAAATATAA
- a CDS encoding oxidoreductase: MSDFLKVGLVGYGYASKTFHAPLIAGTSNVELAAISSSDTEKVRKDWPTVTVVSSPEALFSDPNIDLIVIPTPNDTHYPLAQKALAAGKHVVVDKPFTITVEEAEALKEQAEEANLLLSVFHNRRWDAGFLTVKSLIQENRLGKLKYYESHFDRYRPVVRQRWREAAGAGGGIWYDLGPHLLDQAVQLFGKPHAITVNLGMIRPNAEAVDYFHAQLNYPDLNVVLHATTVAAAESPIYILHGMEGSYVKYGLDTQEERLKAGERPPRTDWGYDIRDGSVTMSQGDDLITQIIPTLPGNYGAYYAAIRDAIVAGKSNPVTADEAILIMKLIEAGEKSAKEQRTILIDWE, encoded by the coding sequence ATGAGTGATTTTTTAAAAGTTGGCTTAGTAGGGTATGGTTATGCAAGCAAAACGTTCCATGCGCCATTAATTGCAGGTACATCTAATGTTGAATTAGCTGCGATTTCCAGCAGTGATACAGAAAAAGTCAGAAAAGATTGGCCGACTGTTACTGTAGTTTCCTCGCCGGAAGCATTATTCAGTGATCCAAATATTGACCTGATTGTGATCCCAACGCCCAATGATACTCATTATCCATTGGCACAGAAAGCGCTAGCAGCCGGTAAACATGTCGTAGTTGATAAACCTTTCACCATCACAGTAGAAGAAGCAGAAGCACTTAAGGAGCAGGCGGAAGAGGCTAACTTGTTGCTGTCTGTCTTCCATAATCGTCGTTGGGATGCCGGTTTTTTAACAGTTAAGTCATTGATTCAAGAAAATCGATTGGGAAAATTGAAATATTATGAATCCCACTTTGACCGCTACCGTCCGGTGGTTCGTCAGCGCTGGCGGGAAGCTGCGGGAGCTGGTGGAGGAATTTGGTACGATCTGGGGCCTCATTTATTGGATCAGGCGGTTCAACTCTTTGGTAAGCCACATGCTATCACCGTGAATTTAGGTATGATTCGTCCTAATGCCGAGGCGGTGGATTATTTTCATGCTCAGTTGAATTATCCAGATTTGAACGTTGTATTGCATGCAACAACAGTCGCAGCGGCAGAGTCTCCGATTTATATACTGCATGGTATGGAAGGTAGTTATGTGAAGTATGGTTTGGACACACAAGAAGAGCGCTTGAAAGCAGGGGAAAGACCACCACGGACTGATTGGGGATACGATATACGTGATGGAAGCGTGACAATGTCACAAGGAGACGATTTGATAACGCAAATTATTCCGACTCTACCGGGCAATTATGGAGCATATTATGCGGCTATCCGTGATGCTATTGTGGCTGGGAAATCCAACCCTGTGACGGCAGACGAGGCTATTTTGATCATGAAACTGATTGAAGCCGGTGAAAAATCGGCAAAAGAGCAACGCACGATCCTTATCGACTGGGAATGA
- the fumC gene encoding class II fumarate hydratase, with protein MAATRIEKDSMGPIEVPADQLWGAQTQRSLEHFRISQEKMPVALIHALALTKQAAASVNMDLGLLPKERSDAIIAAAKEVLEGKHPTEFPLAIWQTGSGTQSNMNMNEVLANRGSEILGGQRGNERLIHPNDDVNKSQSSNDVFPTAMHVAAVIGLSEQLLPELKTLQKTLADKAAAFKDIVKIGRTHLQDATPLTLGQEVSGWAAMLTHNLKHIEDSIPHVCELALGGTAVGTGLNTHPEYAVRVAKKISELSGQPFVTSPNKFEALATCDALVHSHGALKGLAASLMKIANDVRWLASGPRCGIGEISIPENEPGSSIMPGKVNPTQCEAMTMLCAQVMGNDVAINIGGASGNFELNVFRPMVIDNFLQSIRLLADGMRSFNDHCAVGIEPNHDRITQLLNESLMLVTALNTHIGYDKAAEIAKKAHKDGLTLKQSAMQLGYLTDAEFDAWVRPEDMVGSMK; from the coding sequence ATGGCAGCCACTCGCATTGAAAAAGACTCAATGGGGCCTATTGAAGTACCTGCTGACCAATTATGGGGAGCGCAAACTCAGCGCTCACTGGAGCATTTCCGCATTTCTCAGGAAAAAATGCCTGTTGCGCTGATTCATGCTCTTGCATTGACTAAACAGGCTGCGGCCAGTGTCAATATGGATCTGGGGCTTTTGCCTAAAGAACGTAGTGATGCAATTATTGCTGCGGCGAAAGAGGTGCTGGAAGGCAAACACCCAACAGAGTTCCCTCTTGCTATCTGGCAGACTGGTTCGGGAACTCAAAGCAACATGAATATGAATGAAGTGTTGGCGAACCGTGGTAGTGAGATCCTTGGCGGTCAGAGGGGTAATGAACGTCTGATTCATCCCAATGATGATGTTAACAAAAGCCAAAGTTCCAATGACGTTTTTCCAACAGCCATGCATGTTGCAGCAGTTATTGGATTGAGTGAGCAGCTACTGCCTGAGTTGAAAACATTACAAAAAACCCTGGCAGATAAAGCGGCAGCATTTAAAGATATCGTAAAAATTGGTCGTACTCACCTGCAAGATGCGACTCCTCTGACTCTGGGTCAGGAAGTTTCCGGTTGGGCGGCAATGTTGACTCATAACCTGAAACATATTGAAGATAGTATTCCTCATGTATGTGAATTGGCTCTTGGCGGTACAGCGGTAGGAACAGGTCTGAATACGCACCCTGAATATGCCGTTCGCGTTGCGAAGAAAATTTCTGAATTATCTGGCCAACCTTTCGTTACTTCCCCAAATAAATTTGAAGCACTGGCAACTTGTGATGCATTAGTTCATTCACATGGAGCATTGAAAGGTTTGGCTGCATCTCTGATGAAAATTGCTAATGATGTTCGCTGGTTAGCTTCTGGCCCTCGTTGTGGTATTGGTGAAATTTCCATTCCTGAAAATGAGCCAGGTAGCTCAATTATGCCGGGTAAAGTGAATCCGACTCAGTGCGAAGCTATGACAATGCTGTGTGCACAAGTGATGGGTAACGATGTGGCAATTAATATTGGCGGAGCATCTGGTAACTTTGAGCTGAACGTATTCCGTCCGATGGTGATCGATAATTTCTTGCAATCAATTCGCTTGTTAGCGGATGGTATGCGTAGTTTCAATGATCATTGTGCTGTTGGTATTGAACCTAACCATGATCGTATTACTCAATTGCTGAACGAATCTCTGATGCTGGTAACGGCTTTGAATACCCATATTGGTTATGATAAAGCCGCAGAGATTGCTAAAAAAGCACATAAAGATGGTCTGACGCTGAAGCAGTCAGCGATGCAACTGGGTTATTTAACCGATGCTGAATTTGACGCATGGGTTCGTCCAGAAGATATGGTCGGTAGCATGAAGTAA